CACCTCCCGGGAGCAGGGCCAGTGGTACTTCCAGCGGTACGTGGAGAAGCTGCCCACCGCCGGGGAGATCGTCATCTTCGACCGCTCCTGGTACAACCGTGCCGGGGTGGAGCGGGTCATGGGGTTCTGCACCAGCGAACAGTACCGCCGGTTCCTCCACCAGGCGCCGATCTTCGAGCGGCTGCTCGTCGAGGACGGGATCATGCTGCGCAAGTACTGGTTCTCGGTCTCCGACGAGGAGCAGGTCCGCCGGTTCACCTCACGGCGCGATGATCCGCTGCGGCAGTGGAAGCTTTCACCGATGGACCTGCAGTCCATCACCCGGTGGGAGGACTACTCGCGGGCGAAGGACGAGATGTTCGCCCACACCGACACGGCCACCGCCCCCTGGTACACGGTGGAGAGCGAGGACAAGAAGCGCTCCCGCATCAACGTCATCAACCACATCCTCCGGTCGGTCCCCTGGGAGCATGTCGACCATGTCCCGCCGACGATCCCGGAGCGTCCGGAGGTCGCCGGCGAGTATGTCCGACCGCCGCGGGCGGAGTTCCGCTATGTCCCGGACGTCGCCTCCGACCTGGAGCGGGACGCCGTGGCGGCGAAGAAAGCGAAGAAGGGGAAGAAGAAAAAGAAGCACAACTAGCGGCCGTCACCGGTACATCGCGTCGATCTCCGCTTCGAAGTGCTCCGCGATGACCTTGCGGCGCAGCTTGAGCGTCGGCGTGATCTCCTGGTAGTCCACCGTGAGGTCACGGGGCAGGACCGTGAACTTCTTGATCTGCTCCCACCGGTTCAGTGTGCCGTTGAGCTCGTCGATGTAGCCCTGGACCGCGGCGGTGACCTCCGGGTTCCGGCTCAGCTCGGCGTAACTGCCGGCCAGTCCGTGGTGCTCCGCCCAGCTGCGCAGGGCGTCCTCGTCGAGGGTGACGAGTGCGGAGACGAAGTTCCGGCTGTCCCCGATGACCACCAGCTGGCTGACGAGAGGGCAGAGCCCCTTGAAGGTGGACTCGACCTGGGCCGGGGCGACGTACTTGCCGTTGGAGGTCTTGAACAGTTCCTTCTTACGGTCGGTGATCCGCACCCGGCCGTCGGCGTCCATCTCGCCGATGTCGCCGGTGTGCAGCCAGCCGTCGGGCTCGAGTGCCTCTGCGGTGGCGGTGGGGTTGTTGTGGTAGCCGTCCATCACACTGGGGCCCCGGACCAGGAGTTCCCCGTCCTCGGCGATCTTCGCCTCCAGGCCCTCGAGGGGGCGGCCGACATAGCCGGTGCGGTAGTTCTGCGGCAGGGTGAGGCAGGTGCCGGCACTGGTCTCGGTCATCCCGTAGCCTTCGAGGACCGGCATGCCCACGGCGGAGAACCAGCGGCTGACATCC
This is a stretch of genomic DNA from Corynebacterium nuruki S6-4. It encodes these proteins:
- the ppk2 gene encoding polyphosphate kinase 2; the protein is MSSTTGSPSPVPVTPAQLADEYATNPPKLDRKAYEKRLKSLQAELVEMQQWVRETGARMVIIMEGRDAAGKGSAIKRITQYLNPRYARVEALPTPTSREQGQWYFQRYVEKLPTAGEIVIFDRSWYNRAGVERVMGFCTSEQYRRFLHQAPIFERLLVEDGIMLRKYWFSVSDEEQVRRFTSRRDDPLRQWKLSPMDLQSITRWEDYSRAKDEMFAHTDTATAPWYTVESEDKKRSRINVINHILRSVPWEHVDHVPPTIPERPEVAGEYVRPPRAEFRYVPDVASDLERDAVAAKKAKKGKKKKKHN